In Edaphobacter aggregans, the sequence AACTCGTTCATTTGTTCGACGAGGAACTCCTGTGCTTCGCGGGTCCAGGGTTGGAGGCGGTACTCGTTTAGGAGCATTTTTTGGCGCTCTACCCACTCGCCCCAGGCTTTCTTGGAGACGTTTTTGTAGATCTTCTGGCCGAAGTCGGAGTCGAAGGGTGGTTCGTCGAGGCCTTCCATTTCGGCCTTGTATTTTGTGCAGAATACGGTGTGGGGCATTCGCTGTGAACTCCTTGAAAGTCCTATTTTACGACGGAATTTTTTGCGCGTGGTTTGTGGTGTTTCGATCGTGGTTTTTTGTGGTTTCTTGTGGGAGTAAAGTGTGGCAATCGTGGAAAGCGGACACCACGTCTGAGGTCTGGTCTGGATTATGGCCGGGGGAGATCCAGCAGGACTACATCGGAGCGCTCCTGTTCTCTTTCGAGAACGACTTCATGGCCGTCCGGGGAGATGTCGAAGTCGTGAATATCGAAGTCTGAGGGTAGGTGGGTCAACTGCCGCTCGGAACCTGTGTCCAGATCGATGAGCC encodes:
- a CDS encoding oxidative damage protection protein, yielding MPHTVFCTKYKAEMEGLDEPPFDSDFGQKIYKNVSKKAWGEWVERQKMLLNEYRLQPWTREAQEFLVEQMNEFFFGEGGSLPKEYVPPTA